A stretch of Melospiza georgiana isolate bMelGeo1 unplaced genomic scaffold, bMelGeo1.pri scaffold_29, whole genome shotgun sequence DNA encodes these proteins:
- the LOC131096449 gene encoding olfactory receptor 14J1-like yields the protein MSNSSSIRHFLLLALADTRQLQLLHFCLLLGISLAALLANGLIISTVACGHHLHTPMFFFLLNLALSDLGSICTTVPKAMHNSLWDTRTISYSGCAAQVFFFVFFISAELSLLTIMCYDRYVSICKPLHYGTLLGSRACAHMAAAAWASAFLYSLLHTANTFSLPLCQGNALGQFFCEIPQIIKLSCSKSHLRELGLIAVSVCLVFGCFVFVVFSYVQIFRAVLRIPSEQGRYKAFSTCLPHLAVLSLFVSTAAFAYLKPHSISSKSLDLALSILYSVVPPALNPLIYSLRN from the coding sequence atgtccaacagcagctccatcaggcacttcctcctgctggcattggcagacacgcggcagctgcagctcctgcacttctgcctcttgctgggcatctccctggctgccctcctggccaacggcctcatcatcagcacCGTAGCCTgtggccaccacctgcacacgcccatgttcttcttcctgctcaacctggccctcagtgacctgggctccatctgcaccactgtccccaaagccatgcacaattccctctgggacaccagaaCCATCTCCTactcaggatgtgctgcacaggtatttttctttgtgttcttcatctcagcagagctttcccttctgaccatcatgtgctatgaccgctacgtgtccatctgcaaacccctgcactacgggaccctcctgggcagcagagcttgtgcccacatggcagcagctgcctgggccagtgcctttctctattcactgctgcacacagccaatacattttccctgcccctgtgccagggcaatgccctgggccagttcttctgtgaaatcccacagatcatcaagctctcctgctccaaatcccacCTCAGGGAACTTGGGCTCATTGCAGTTAGTGTCTGTTtagtttttggttgttttgtgttcgttgttttctcctatgtgcagatcttcagggctgtgctgaggatcccctctgagcagggacggtACAAAGctttttccacctgcctccctcacctggccgtgCTCTCCCTGTTTGTTAGCACTGCAGCCtttgcctacctgaagccccACTCCATCTCCTCCaaatccctggatctggccctgtcaattctgtactcagtggtgcctccagcccttaATCCgctcatctacagcctgaggaactaG